Proteins from a single region of Alphaproteobacteria bacterium LSUCC0719:
- a CDS encoding LysR substrate-binding domain-containing protein, whose product MDRQPNVRLRHMRVFAAILQVGSLAGAASALHVTAAAVSKSLRELETEIGVRLLERSKKGVKPTLAGERFHEHITESLLSLNQAVASATETDVERERLSIGALPTAAGSVVPEALAQMYDSTRRANIRVMTGHYEDLAAKLRSREVDLIVGRIITRDTAGLSFEQLYEESVVAVVSASHPLASSGLSAPSEISGYPIIVTPTGSTVRQSVDDFFFATGIRPRSLLIETLGDGFARRHTMLTEAIWFTPAGLAEQDIENGTLARLPLEHATLHTVIGLTTRTNEALSGASRQFADIVRGLAVTTR is encoded by the coding sequence ATGGACCGCCAACCCAATGTCAGGCTGCGCCATATGCGTGTTTTCGCTGCGATCCTCCAGGTCGGCAGCCTTGCCGGTGCCGCATCTGCTTTGCACGTTACCGCCGCGGCTGTCTCAAAGTCGCTGCGTGAACTTGAAACGGAAATCGGTGTCCGATTGCTGGAGCGCAGCAAGAAGGGCGTGAAACCTACGCTCGCGGGCGAGCGTTTCCACGAACACATCACCGAAAGCCTTCTGTCCTTAAATCAGGCCGTTGCATCGGCGACGGAAACCGATGTCGAGAGAGAGCGCTTGAGCATCGGCGCATTGCCAACGGCTGCTGGCTCTGTGGTGCCCGAGGCGCTGGCCCAAATGTACGACTCGACCCGCAGAGCCAATATAAGGGTTATGACCGGCCACTACGAGGACCTGGCGGCGAAACTGAGGTCGCGCGAGGTGGATCTCATCGTTGGCAGGATCATAACGCGGGACACTGCCGGACTTTCCTTCGAACAACTTTATGAGGAAAGCGTAGTTGCAGTTGTCTCCGCCTCGCATCCGCTTGCCTCGTCAGGATTGAGTGCGCCCAGCGAAATCTCTGGCTATCCAATAATCGTCACGCCGACCGGCTCGACTGTACGGCAATCGGTCGACGATTTCTTTTTCGCTACCGGGATCCGGCCGCGTTCACTGCTGATCGAAACGCTGGGGGACGGGTTTGCACGTCGCCATACCATGCTGACCGAGGCGATCTGGTTCACCCCTGCCGGTCTTGCAGAGCAGGATATTGAAAATGGCACACTCGCACGCTTGCCGTTAGAGCATGCAACCCTCCATACGGTGATCGGCCTGACAACCCGCACCAACGAAGCCCTTTCTGGGGCTTCAAGGCAATTCGCTGACATAGTCCGCGGACTGGCTGTGACAACGCGTTAA
- a CDS encoding sulfatase yields MVKRPNILFIMADDHACRAISAYGSGLNETPAIDRIAAQGMRLNHCYVTNSICTPSRAAILTGTHNHLNRVQTLRTYLDNRLPNLAKELQAGGYATAIVGKWHLGEGPAHEPAGFDYWNVLPGQGRYFEPQLIDMGQQTTRSGYVSDIITDISLEWLGNRDPDKPFFLMCHHKAPHRSWEPHPKYNQLYQDDVEVPDTFDDDYKNRARAAAKAKMRIRDDLTYQDLGLVPLDLGEPTGRDGRERKVPNPTDPTGLELTDAVTGEVFRFADREALGRFKYQRYIKRYLRTVASLDENVGRMLDWLDTSGLAEDTIVIYTSDQGFFLGEHGWFDKRFIYEQSFQMPFLIRYPSKVAAGAVCDDIVCNVDFAPMLLDFAGLPVPDYMQGRSFRRILEGQPVPDWPQIAYHRYWMHRDATHNVYAHYGVRDQRYKLIYWYNEGFNLPGTREGGQDREWEFFDLEADPLELFNLINDPLYRDPILDLYERLDNLQSEIGDTPEHSEPP; encoded by the coding sequence ATGGTGAAAAGGCCGAACATCCTTTTCATAATGGCCGACGATCATGCGTGCCGCGCGATCTCGGCGTATGGGTCGGGATTGAACGAAACACCCGCGATCGATCGGATCGCGGCCCAGGGTATGCGACTGAACCACTGCTATGTCACCAATTCGATCTGCACGCCCAGCCGCGCGGCAATCCTGACAGGCACGCACAACCATCTCAATCGTGTCCAGACGTTGCGCACTTATCTCGACAACCGGTTGCCGAACCTGGCTAAAGAGCTGCAAGCTGGCGGCTACGCCACCGCGATTGTCGGAAAGTGGCATCTGGGTGAAGGCCCAGCTCACGAACCCGCGGGCTTTGACTATTGGAACGTGCTGCCGGGTCAGGGCCGCTATTTCGAACCCCAGCTGATCGATATGGGTCAGCAGACGACCAGATCGGGCTACGTTTCCGACATCATCACCGACATTTCACTTGAGTGGCTTGGGAACCGTGATCCTGATAAACCGTTCTTCCTTATGTGCCACCACAAGGCGCCCCATCGCTCATGGGAGCCCCACCCGAAGTATAACCAATTGTATCAAGACGATGTTGAAGTTCCCGACACCTTCGATGACGACTACAAGAATCGCGCCCGCGCCGCGGCAAAGGCAAAGATGCGGATTCGCGACGACCTCACATATCAGGATCTTGGTCTAGTGCCGCTTGACCTTGGCGAACCGACCGGGCGCGACGGGCGCGAACGAAAGGTACCCAATCCAACGGATCCAACCGGACTTGAACTGACTGACGCGGTCACCGGCGAGGTGTTTCGTTTCGCGGATCGCGAGGCGCTGGGTCGGTTCAAATATCAGCGCTACATCAAGCGGTATCTGCGCACGGTCGCGTCACTTGACGAAAATGTCGGGCGCATGCTCGATTGGCTCGATACGTCGGGACTCGCCGAGGACACGATCGTTATCTACACCTCGGATCAGGGCTTTTTCCTTGGCGAACACGGCTGGTTCGACAAGCGGTTCATCTACGAACAATCGTTCCAGATGCCGTTTCTTATCCGCTATCCCTCCAAGGTGGCCGCCGGTGCTGTCTGCGATGACATCGTCTGCAACGTTGATTTTGCACCGATGCTGCTTGATTTCGCGGGCTTGCCGGTGCCCGACTACATGCAAGGTCGTAGCTTCCGAAGGATTCTCGAAGGTCAGCCGGTCCCGGATTGGCCCCAGATTGCCTATCATCGTTACTGGATGCACCGCGATGCGACCCACAATGTCTATGCGCACTACGGCGTCCGGGATCAGCGCTATAAGTTGATCTACTGGTACAACGAAGGCTTTAATCTGCCCGGAACCCGCGAAGGCGGTCAGGACCGTGAGTGGGAGTTTTTTGATCTGGAGGCCGATCCGCTTGAGCTATTCAATCTGATCAACGACCCATTATATCGAGACCCTATTCTTGATCTCTACGAAAGGCTTGACAATCTACAGTCAGAGATAGGCGATACGCCGGAGCATAGCGAACCACCTTGA
- a CDS encoding phosphosulfolactate synthase, whose amino-acid sequence MDNDNAIARNLPFADRRPKPRTKGLNYVRAPAVLGATLQDTLDAYASHIDILKLSGHQASLATEAALRRAIDACAQAGVRVAVGNPPIDAALTGGRASLEAVFGVLAEWNVGLVEISGIARTLDDEDLAMVIGLARARKLEVIYEIGVDFAHTRSADHELFLKRRASLAATALAADAAFVLVESEGLTENRGHEPPHWDALDEIVTNLDSAQVIFEADDQDVMCKLIDIYGPKANLMVDYSRIEKLEAARRGFPPSQSLWGKVASLASDG is encoded by the coding sequence ATGGACAACGACAATGCAATTGCAAGGAACCTGCCCTTCGCGGATCGGCGGCCGAAGCCGCGGACAAAAGGTCTGAACTATGTTCGTGCCCCCGCGGTACTGGGCGCGACTTTGCAGGACACGCTGGATGCCTACGCGTCCCATATCGATATCCTGAAACTTTCGGGGCATCAGGCATCGCTTGCGACCGAGGCGGCGTTGAGGCGCGCAATCGACGCCTGTGCACAAGCGGGCGTACGGGTCGCCGTGGGCAATCCGCCGATTGACGCCGCTCTGACTGGCGGGCGTGCCAGCCTCGAGGCCGTGTTTGGGGTGCTCGCTGAATGGAATGTTGGCCTTGTCGAGATTTCAGGCATAGCGCGAACGCTTGACGACGAAGATCTGGCAATGGTCATAGGACTGGCCAGGGCGAGGAAATTGGAAGTCATCTACGAGATCGGCGTCGACTTCGCTCATACGCGTTCCGCTGATCATGAGCTGTTTCTGAAGCGCCGGGCCAGTCTTGCGGCTACCGCATTGGCCGCCGACGCTGCTTTTGTATTGGTCGAATCCGAAGGTCTCACCGAGAACCGCGGCCACGAACCACCGCACTGGGACGCACTCGACGAAATTGTCACCAACCTCGACTCCGCGCAGGTGATATTTGAGGCGGACGATCAGGACGTAATGTGCAAGCTGATTGACATCTACGGACCGAAAGCCAACCTGATGGTGGATTATTCCCGGATTGAAAAGCTCGAAGCCGCGCGGCGTGGTTTTCCGCCCTCACAGTCCCTTTGGGGCAAGGTCGCGTCGCTGGCATCGGACGGCTGA
- a CDS encoding tripartite tricarboxylate transporter permease: protein MELFLDVLLRLFEPSHILFLLAGAVLGMTVGILPGLGGTTALAILLPFVSNFEPTQALALMIGVLAPTTTSDTFPAVLIGIPGTAGSQATVLDGYPMAKQGMASRALSAAFLSSLTGGVWGAIILSFSIVFAKPIILAVGFGEQFLLIILALVMVGALTGANIIKGIASCAIGLVIGAVGLAQITADPRLTFDTLYLVEGVPLVVVGMGLFAIPEIVALLHSKSSITGDMALKNQWMQGFRDVLKNWFLVFRCSSIGVLVGALPGLGGTVVDWIAYSHMRQTERRDTEKLGKGDIRGVIAPESANNAKEGGALIPTILFGIPGSGNKVLLLGGFLLVGIEPGIEMVTTRLDLTYTIIWSLALANIFAAGICIFLARPMARITTVPYYILAPILIALVFFASYQVNREWNNFAGLLFFGLLGVMMKTYGWSRPALLIGFFLSSKIELLSYQTSAVYGFSFLWRTGSLILIAATAITLWFLVRQKIGGEEQTTDTREQRNQIFLTLGFLVLPTAMVAGVWGLDPRASLYPLMLSLLLAAMLLFVAYAQYLTRRATLSGQPLPASILLRDVFAHEGNLGEILKEFAYLPLFLLMIFIFGFPIAMPIFIIGFISFRNPRHLPLSILLGLGLFAITWALANMLTLQYPSGWISGLVDMPWWLAGH, encoded by the coding sequence ATGGAACTGTTCCTAGATGTATTGCTGCGCCTGTTTGAGCCCAGCCATATCCTGTTTCTGCTTGCAGGTGCGGTGCTGGGAATGACCGTAGGTATTCTACCGGGTCTAGGCGGAACCACCGCCCTGGCGATCCTCCTACCGTTCGTGTCGAACTTCGAACCTACGCAGGCGCTTGCGCTGATGATTGGTGTGCTGGCGCCAACGACCACGTCGGACACGTTTCCGGCGGTGCTTATCGGCATACCCGGCACAGCCGGGTCTCAGGCCACCGTGCTCGACGGTTATCCGATGGCGAAACAGGGTATGGCATCGCGGGCACTGAGTGCCGCCTTTCTGTCGTCACTGACTGGTGGTGTCTGGGGCGCAATCATTCTGAGTTTTTCGATTGTTTTCGCAAAGCCAATCATCTTAGCTGTGGGGTTTGGAGAGCAATTCTTATTGATCATCCTTGCACTCGTCATGGTCGGTGCGCTGACCGGTGCCAATATCATCAAGGGGATAGCGAGTTGCGCCATTGGGCTGGTGATCGGTGCGGTCGGGTTGGCCCAAATAACCGCCGACCCGCGACTGACCTTTGACACGCTCTATCTTGTTGAAGGCGTGCCACTAGTGGTCGTTGGGATGGGGCTATTCGCGATTCCCGAAATCGTGGCGCTCTTGCATTCTAAGTCTTCAATTACCGGCGACATGGCGCTGAAAAACCAATGGATGCAGGGGTTCCGCGATGTTCTCAAGAACTGGTTTCTGGTTTTCCGCTGTTCGTCAATCGGGGTGCTCGTCGGCGCGCTGCCGGGGCTCGGTGGCACGGTGGTTGACTGGATTGCCTACAGCCACATGCGGCAGACCGAACGACGCGACACCGAAAAACTGGGCAAGGGCGACATTCGCGGGGTGATTGCACCCGAGTCCGCCAACAATGCCAAGGAAGGCGGCGCGCTGATCCCGACGATCTTGTTCGGGATTCCGGGATCTGGCAACAAGGTGTTGCTTCTGGGCGGGTTCTTGCTGGTGGGCATAGAACCCGGTATCGAGATGGTCACGACCCGGCTGGACCTGACCTACACCATCATCTGGTCGCTGGCGCTGGCCAACATATTCGCGGCGGGGATCTGCATATTTCTCGCGCGCCCGATGGCTAGGATAACGACCGTTCCATACTACATCCTTGCCCCGATCCTGATAGCATTGGTCTTTTTCGCCAGCTACCAGGTTAATCGCGAGTGGAACAATTTCGCCGGCCTTCTTTTCTTTGGCCTGCTCGGCGTCATGATGAAGACCTATGGATGGTCGCGACCGGCGCTTCTAATTGGCTTCTTCCTGTCCTCAAAGATCGAACTTCTGAGCTACCAGACGTCCGCAGTCTACGGCTTCAGCTTCCTATGGCGAACAGGTTCGCTGATCCTAATCGCAGCGACTGCGATTACGCTTTGGTTCCTTGTCCGCCAGAAAATCGGCGGCGAAGAACAGACCACGGACACGCGCGAACAGCGAAACCAGATCTTCCTCACGCTTGGATTTCTGGTTCTTCCCACGGCAATGGTTGCCGGTGTATGGGGGCTTGACCCGCGCGCGTCATTATACCCGCTGATGTTGTCGCTGCTTCTTGCGGCTATGCTGCTTTTCGTTGCCTACGCCCAATATCTGACACGCCGCGCGACGCTTTCTGGCCAGCCGTTGCCGGCATCGATTCTACTTCGCGACGTATTTGCCCATGAGGGGAACCTGGGCGAGATTCTGAAGGAATTCGCCTACCTGCCGCTGTTTCTTCTGATGATCTTCATTTTCGGCTTTCCGATCGCAATGCCTATCTTCATTATCGGCTTTATCAGTTTTCGGAACCCGCGGCATTTGCCGCTGTCGATCCTGCTTGGTCTTGGCCTCTTTGCCATCACCTGGGCGCTCGCCAATATGCTAACATTGCAGTACCCAAGCGGCTGGATATCTGGCCTGGTGGATATGCCCTGGTGGCTGGCTGGACATTAG
- a CDS encoding Bug family tripartite tricarboxylate transporter substrate binding protein, which translates to MKALKNFMLGVAVIAMAAFGAPSANAQVDFSGQTITVVVPFGEGGGTTRVFGYLLPFLERHLPGNPLVQMLNIPGGGSIKGANQFHNNQLADGTYLLATSTSTVVNQATRNSLVEYDLSAYQPVVLIGSETHWFTSSAVSPEPYDFGPLIERPLALYALNSPSSADLFHVWVFDKLGIKGAKPIPGLSSGNGFQAFLRGEIQISSHGSANYLKRVVPGIESGEFSDLMSLGLVQADGTVQRTPYSPNTPTFPEQYERIHGTPLAGADLETYLAINGIWNRASKALFLPTDTPADVVAAWRDAFDKIIADPEFIETAEANLGPSDLIIGDLAGEVVSGAAVLSDTAIEQLNAVLAANRFTFRIE; encoded by the coding sequence ATGAAAGCCTTGAAAAACTTCATGCTGGGCGTGGCGGTGATCGCCATGGCGGCCTTTGGTGCGCCTTCTGCGAACGCTCAGGTCGACTTTTCGGGACAAACCATCACAGTCGTTGTGCCCTTTGGCGAAGGCGGCGGAACAACGCGGGTGTTTGGCTACTTGCTGCCATTCCTTGAGCGGCATCTTCCTGGCAACCCACTGGTGCAGATGCTAAATATCCCGGGTGGCGGTTCGATTAAGGGTGCCAACCAGTTCCACAACAACCAACTGGCCGATGGAACCTATCTGCTGGCAACCTCAACCTCTACCGTCGTCAATCAGGCAACGCGCAACTCGCTGGTTGAATACGATCTGTCGGCCTATCAGCCGGTCGTGCTCATCGGTTCGGAGACTCATTGGTTCACCAGTTCGGCCGTTTCGCCCGAGCCTTACGACTTCGGTCCGTTGATCGAGCGTCCGCTGGCGCTTTATGCGCTGAACTCGCCAAGCTCGGCGGACCTGTTCCACGTCTGGGTCTTCGACAAGCTCGGGATCAAAGGCGCAAAGCCGATCCCTGGACTTTCCTCCGGCAACGGGTTCCAGGCCTTTCTGCGCGGTGAGATCCAGATCAGCTCGCATGGCTCGGCAAACTATCTGAAACGTGTGGTTCCCGGCATTGAGAGTGGTGAGTTCAGCGACCTGATGTCACTTGGGCTGGTCCAGGCGGACGGGACGGTTCAGCGCACCCCCTACTCGCCAAACACTCCGACTTTCCCTGAACAGTACGAGCGCATCCACGGCACGCCGCTTGCAGGGGCAGACCTTGAGACATACCTCGCAATCAACGGGATCTGGAACCGGGCCAGCAAGGCATTGTTCCTTCCTACTGATACACCTGCCGACGTAGTGGCTGCCTGGCGCGACGCGTTTGACAAGATCATCGCCGACCCGGAGTTTATTGAGACAGCCGAGGCCAATCTTGGGCCGTCTGACCTTATTATCGGTGACCTCGCGGGAGAAGTCGTTTCAGGCGCCGCTGTTCTGTCGGACACCGCTATCGAGCAGTTGAACGCAGTGTTGGCGGCAAACCGATTCACGTTCCGGATCGAGTAG
- a CDS encoding GntR family transcriptional regulator: MILQQDWSDSFIGIYHSPDDLVAGSLGDRALALLRWRILNGVFVGGDKIREQVVARELGVSRGTIREATRRLYGAGLVEIDAQRGVFVRTYTLEQIIDIIEVRKSLSDLIATLFLERATEADHDRIKALYARLLESKVTSYCNGDYITSVQFTEAFVRAANSDRVYTLEREAWQQMRIFKLFLRRQIGGPVDFEAFNRSMFVQGTKHRLALYNAISSGSRSQIAGAMRDAADASLNRARVLFDDFLELRGRNWPSLVDRARPKSPKIDGFQATTNIGRENK; the protein is encoded by the coding sequence ATGATCTTGCAGCAAGATTGGTCAGACAGTTTCATCGGCATTTACCACTCTCCGGATGACTTGGTAGCCGGGTCCTTGGGCGACCGCGCCCTCGCGCTCTTGCGATGGCGCATTCTGAATGGCGTTTTCGTTGGTGGTGACAAGATCCGGGAACAGGTCGTGGCGCGGGAGCTTGGCGTCAGCCGCGGAACGATCCGCGAGGCGACGCGCAGGCTATACGGTGCCGGTCTGGTGGAGATCGACGCGCAGCGTGGCGTGTTCGTGCGCACCTACACACTGGAACAGATCATCGATATCATCGAAGTCCGAAAATCACTCAGCGACCTCATCGCAACTTTGTTCCTTGAGCGCGCTACCGAAGCCGACCACGACCGTATCAAGGCACTTTACGCACGACTTCTGGAATCGAAGGTCACAAGCTATTGCAACGGCGACTACATCACCAGTGTTCAATTTACCGAAGCCTTCGTACGGGCAGCCAACAGCGACCGGGTGTACACGTTGGAGCGTGAAGCCTGGCAGCAAATGCGCATCTTCAAACTATTTCTGAGACGCCAGATCGGGGGGCCTGTCGATTTCGAAGCCTTCAACCGATCAATGTTCGTGCAGGGCACCAAGCACCGGCTGGCACTATACAACGCGATCTCGTCCGGCAGCCGGTCGCAAATCGCCGGTGCAATGCGTGACGCAGCCGACGCCTCGCTTAATCGCGCGCGGGTGCTTTTTGATGATTTTCTTGAATTACGAGGAAGAAACTGGCCATCGCTTGTTGATCGCGCGAGGCCGAAATCACCCAAAATCGACGGATTTCAAGCAACTACCAACATTGGGAGGGAAAACAAATGA
- a CDS encoding DUF6538 domain-containing protein: MVWVRSPVYFYNRNGTYYFSRAVPSDLRYRFPKRKIEVSLRTKSESKAARSAAALSDRLERYWDSLRMEMIYSKELGLTVLPETRTVAADSFSLTDALALYHRLKGTGKTSLFFESSERSIRYLIECLGHDSLTSLEVSDAGRFRDYLFERGMSSSSVKRVFSSVRAVINLAIREHGLSMTNVFSGTFIPDDEVKKKRLPIPTPDLVKIQQECMALDDEPRWLIALISDTGMRLSEACGLPACDIHLDSDTPYVDLVEHPWRRLKTSSSSRQVPLVGASLWAAQKIKDAGSTLAFPKYCSDAKCNANSASAALNKWLKLRVPDGCVIHSFRHSLRDRLRAIECPADIIDAIGGWTTEGIGHQYGQGHSLTVMHGWMKLIIK, from the coding sequence ATGGTGTGGGTAAGGTCTCCGGTATACTTTTACAATCGTAACGGCACGTACTACTTCTCTCGTGCGGTTCCTTCTGATCTTCGGTATCGCTTTCCCAAGCGGAAAATCGAGGTCTCCCTTCGTACAAAATCAGAATCCAAGGCTGCCAGATCTGCTGCCGCCCTGTCTGACAGGCTGGAGCGATACTGGGATAGTTTGCGGATGGAAATGATCTATTCGAAGGAGCTTGGCCTGACGGTCCTGCCAGAGACCAGAACGGTGGCGGCTGACAGTTTCAGTTTGACTGACGCGCTGGCGCTCTATCACCGGCTAAAGGGTACAGGTAAGACCAGCCTGTTCTTTGAATCATCAGAGCGAAGCATCCGCTATCTGATCGAATGCCTCGGGCATGACAGTCTGACATCACTCGAGGTGTCAGACGCAGGACGTTTCAGGGACTATCTGTTCGAGCGCGGCATGTCCTCATCATCCGTAAAGCGTGTCTTCTCATCTGTAAGGGCAGTCATCAACCTTGCCATCAGGGAACATGGTCTATCGATGACTAATGTGTTCAGCGGCACCTTCATCCCGGATGATGAGGTAAAGAAGAAGCGGCTGCCGATCCCTACTCCTGATCTGGTCAAGATCCAGCAGGAGTGCATGGCACTGGATGATGAGCCACGCTGGCTTATCGCTCTGATCAGCGACACAGGCATGCGCCTGTCAGAAGCCTGCGGCTTGCCGGCTTGTGACATCCATCTCGATAGCGATACACCCTATGTCGATCTTGTCGAGCATCCCTGGCGACGTCTGAAGACGTCGTCCAGCAGCAGACAGGTGCCACTGGTGGGAGCATCACTCTGGGCAGCGCAGAAGATCAAGGATGCAGGCTCTACCCTCGCCTTCCCAAAATACTGCAGCGACGCCAAGTGCAATGCGAACTCAGCCAGTGCGGCGCTGAACAAATGGCTGAAGCTACGGGTGCCTGATGGATGTGTTATCCACTCCTTCCGACACAGCTTGCGTGACCGCCTCCGTGCCATTGAATGCCCAGCCGACATCATCGATGCCATCGGCGGTTGGACAACCGAAGGCATCGGCCATCAATATGGCCAGGGACACAGCCTTACTGTCATGCATGGGTGGATGAAGCTGATAATAAAATAG
- the mnmH gene encoding tRNA 2-selenouridine(34) synthase MnmH — MSPPITRATTWLDTSCDMIIDVRSEGEFAEDHIPGAVSMPVLNDRERDEIGTMYKQIGAFEAKRRGAALVARNIAAHIDTRLGDAPRDFRPLVYCWRGGQRSGAMARILSEIGWKVILLEGGYKTYRKAILDGLDSLPSTLRVIMLRGRTGTAKTRILRAAAEAGAQIIDLEGLASHRGSLLGPEPGQPQPSQRHFESHLFAAMHRLDPARPVFIEAESNKIGDLHVPRALWHRMRDAPALQVVAPLAARVKFLLADYDHIIAEPDRLKPLLSWVVTRIGHERVDDWRSCVDAGDWAGFVRRVLEDHYDPAYDRSAAARQHADLGELAVDSLDDKVIAGLARDLAAHV, encoded by the coding sequence ATGTCACCCCCGATCACCCGCGCAACGACCTGGCTGGACACATCCTGTGACATGATCATCGATGTGCGCTCGGAAGGCGAATTTGCCGAAGATCACATTCCCGGAGCGGTCAGCATGCCGGTGCTGAATGATCGTGAACGCGACGAGATCGGCACCATGTACAAGCAGATCGGCGCGTTCGAGGCAAAACGTCGTGGCGCTGCACTGGTTGCGCGCAATATCGCAGCCCATATCGACACCCGTCTTGGCGATGCACCGCGCGATTTCCGTCCTCTTGTCTATTGCTGGCGTGGTGGTCAGCGAAGCGGGGCCATGGCGCGGATTCTCAGCGAAATCGGGTGGAAGGTTATCCTGCTTGAAGGCGGCTACAAAACCTATCGCAAGGCGATACTGGACGGGCTTGACTCCCTCCCCTCGACATTGCGGGTCATCATGCTGCGGGGCCGAACAGGAACGGCGAAGACACGCATTTTGCGGGCTGCGGCTGAAGCCGGCGCACAAATCATCGATCTTGAAGGTTTGGCAAGTCATCGTGGTTCACTTCTTGGTCCGGAACCGGGCCAGCCCCAACCCTCGCAACGCCATTTTGAATCGCACCTTTTTGCGGCGATGCACCGGCTCGACCCTGCACGCCCCGTCTTTATCGAGGCGGAAAGCAACAAGATCGGTGATCTGCATGTGCCACGCGCCCTGTGGCACCGGATGCGCGATGCGCCGGCGCTGCAGGTTGTTGCGCCATTGGCGGCGCGCGTCAAATTCCTGCTTGCCGATTATGACCATATCATTGCCGAACCGGACCGGCTGAAACCCTTGCTGAGCTGGGTGGTGACGCGCATCGGCCATGAGCGCGTTGACGACTGGCGAAGCTGTGTGGATGCCGGGGATTGGGCCGGCTTTGTCAGACGTGTTCTTGAGGATCATTATGACCCGGCCTATGACCGCTCGGCGGCGGCGCGCCAGCATGCCGATCTTGGTGAACTGGCGGTCGACAGTCTGGATGACAAGGTGATTGCGGGGCTGGCACGCGACCTTGCCGCGCATGTCTGA